A stretch of Tenrec ecaudatus isolate mTenEca1 chromosome 2, mTenEca1.hap1, whole genome shotgun sequence DNA encodes these proteins:
- the LOC142441038 gene encoding LOW QUALITY PROTEIN: protocadherin beta-6-like (The sequence of the model RefSeq protein was modified relative to this genomic sequence to represent the inferred CDS: deleted 2 bases in 2 codons), translating into MAEIKVQHKKRQVESFLILMILYEVGSESMQYSVLEETENGTFVASLTKDLGLMVGELTARHPRVVFNGNRQHLWLDPQTHDLLLSDSLDREELCGSTEPCVLPFQVLLENPLQFVQAGLRIRDINDHTPKFPAKEMLLKISEITTPGTIFSLKMAQDLDTGSNGLQSYTISPNPYFHVLTGKRRDGRRIPELVLDKALDREETPQLRLTLIALDSGSPPRSGATELQILVLDINDNTPEFTQELYEVQIPENNPLGSLIVKVSATDLDAGSFGEVSYTLFQEGDINQPFKINAITREIRQQRTLDFEEFQSYHLDVDATDGGGLSGKCSLDITVLDVNDNAPELTMSSLVSSIPENLPEVIVAVFSVSDADSGPNQQVVCSTEEHLPFLLRSSIDNFYTLVTDRPLDRESKAEYNVTITVTDLGSPRLKTEHTIRVLVSDVNDNAPTFTQTSYTLFIRENNSPGLHMGTVSATDKDAGTNAQVTYYLLPPRDPHLALASLVSIHAERGHLFALRALDFEALLAFEFRVGAADAGSLALSSEALVRVVVVDDNDHAPLVLYPPVPNGSAPCPELVPRAAEQGYLVSKVVAVDGDAGQNARLSYQLLKATEPGLFRVWAHNGEVRTARPLGERDAAQHRLVVLVQDHGEPALSASVTLHVLLVDGFSQPYLPRPEGARDEAQADWLTVYLVIALASVSSLFLCSVLLFVGLRVCRRRRAAWEGRCSVPEGHFPGHLVDVSGTGTLSQSYQYDLYLTGGPRATDAKFLKPVFPNSPPHGSGRELEETPAFRNSFQFS; encoded by the exons ATGGCGGAAATCAAAGTACAGCACAAGAAAAGGCAAGTAGAGAGCTTTCTTATATTGATGATTTTATATGAGGTGGGCTCAGAATCGATGCAGTATTCTGTGCTGGAGGAGACAGAAAATGGCACGTTTGTGGCCAGCCTGACAAAGGACTTGGGGCTCATGGTGGGAGAGCTGACTGCGCGGCACCCTAGGGTGGTTTTCAATGGGAACAGACAGCATTTGTGGCTTGACCCACAGACCCATGATCTGCTCCTCAGTGACAGCCTGGACCGGGAGGAGCTGTGTGGCTCCACTGAGCCATGTGTACTACCTTTCCAGGTGCTTCTGGAGAACCCCTTACAGTTTGTTCAGGCTGGATTGAGGATCAGAGATATAAATGACCACACCCCAAAGTTCCCCGCCAAAGAAATGCTTCTGAAAATATCAGAAATCACTACACCGGGAACGATATTTTctttgaagatggcacaggatttaGACACTGGCAGCAACGGCCTTCAGAGCTACACCATCAGCCCCAACCCCTACTTTCACGTTCTCACTGGAAAGCGCCGTGATGGCAGAAGAATCCCAGAGCTGGTGTTGGACAAAGCCTTGGATCGAGAGGAGACTCCCCAACTCAGGCTAACCTTAATAGCACTGGACAGTGGGTCtccgcccaggtctggggccacaGAGCTTCAGATCTTGGTCTTAGACATCAATGACAACACTCCTGAGTTTACTCAGGAACTCTATGAAGTGCAAATCCCTGAAAACAACCCCCTAGGGTCCCTGATTGTCAAGGTCTCAGCGACGGATTTAGATGCAGGATCTTTTGGGGAAGTATCCTATACGCTCTTCCAGGAGGGTGACATTAACCAACCCTTCAAAATAAACGCAATTACAAGAGAAATTCGACAGCAGAGGACACTGGATTTTGAGGAATTTCAGTCCTATCACTTGGATGTTGACGCCACTGATGGTGGTGGACTATCAGGAAAATGTTCCTTAGACATTACGGTACTAGACGTGAATGACAATGCTCCTGAGCTCACCATGTCCTCCTTAGTCAGTTCCATCCCTGAAAACTTGCCAGAGGTGATAGTAGCAGTTTTCAGTGTCTCAGATGCAGATTCTGGCCCTAACCAACAAGTTGTTTGTTCCACAGAGGAACATCTCCCCTTCCTTCTGAGATCATCCATAGACAATTTCTATACCTTGGTAACAGATAGGCCACTGGACAGAGAAAGCAAAGCCGAGTACAACGTGACCATCACTGTCACTGACTTGGGGTCCCCCAGGCTCAAAACCGAGCACACCATCAGGGTGCTGGTCTCCGACGTCAATGACAACGCGCCCACCTTCACCcaaacctcctacaccctcttcatccGCGAGAACAACAGCCCCGGCCTGCACATGGGCACAGTCAGCGCCACAGACAAAGACGCGGGCACCAACGCCCAAGTCACCTACTACCTGCTGCCGCCCCGCGACCCGCACCTCGCGCTCGCCTCGCTCGTGTCCATCCACGCCGAGCGCGGGCACCTGTTCGCGCTGCGGGCGCTGGACTTCGAGGCGCTGCTCGCCTTCGAGTTCCGCGTGGGCGCGGCGGACGCGGGCTCCCTGGCGCTGAGCAGCGAGGCGCTGGTGcgcgtggtggtggtggacgaCAACGACCACGCGCCCCTGGTGCTGTACCCGCCAGTGCCCAACGGCTCTGCGCCCTGCCCAGAGCTGGTGCCCAGGGCGGCAGAGCAGGGCTACCTGGTGAGCAAGGTGGTGGCGGTGGACGGCGACGCGGGTCAGAACGCCCGGCTGTCCTACCAGCTGCTCAAGGCCACGGAGCCAGGGCTGTTCCGCGTGTGGGCGCACAATGGCGAGGTGCGCACCGCCAGGCCGCTGGGCGAGCGCGACGCGGCgcagcacaggctggtggtgctggtgcaggaccatggcGAGCCAGCCCTGTCTGCCAGCGTCACGCTGCACGTGCTGCTGGTGGACGGCTTCTCGCAGCCCTACCTGCCGCGGCCCGAGGGCGCCCGCGACGAGGCGCAGGCCGACTGGCTCACAGTCTACCTGGTCATTGCTTTGGCCTCTGTGTCTTCGCTCTtcctctgctctgtgctcctgtttGTGGGCCTGAGAgtgtgcaggaggaggagggccgCCTGGGAGGGTCGCTGTTCAGTGCCTGAGGGCCACTTCCCGGGCCACTTGGTGGACGTGAGTGGCACTGGAACTTTGTCACAGAGCTACCAGTATGACTTGTATTTAACTGGAGGCCCAAGG GCCACGGATGCCAAGTTTTTGAAGCCAGTTTTCCCCAACTCCCCTCCCCATGGAAGTGggagggaactagaggaa acaccAGCTTTCAGAAATAGCTTCCAATTCAGTTAA
- the LOC142439380 gene encoding protocadherin beta-4-like isoform X3, whose amino-acid sequence MAESATKAGGERFLRQRQVLLLFVLMGGSLTVSECGRYAVAEETERGFFIANLAKDLGLGTGELAARSARVVSDDDKQRLQLDRQTGDLLLREKLDREELCGPIEPCVLHFQVFLEKPVQFFQGELLIQDINDHSPVFPDREMFLNIPENSRPGTLFPLKLAQDLDVGSNGLQKYTISPNSHFHVRTRNHSEGKKYPELVQEKALDREEQQEFGLTLTALDGGSPPRSGAVMVRVIILDVNDNAPEFVHNPYEAQVLENSPVGFPVVRVSARDADSGNFASVSYNLFQASDEIQQTFSINNVTGEIQLIKKLDFEKINSYHVDIEATDGGGLSGKGTVIIEVMDVNDNAPELTLSSLTSSIPENAPETVVSIFRIRDRDAGDNGKMICSIPDNLPFILKPTFKNFYTLLTERPLDREQRAEYNITITVTDLGSPRLKTEHTIRVLVSDVNDNAPTFTQTSYTLFIRENNSPGLHLGTVSATDRDAGANAQVTYSLLPPRDPHLALASLVSIHAERGHLFALRALDFEALRAFEFRVGAADAGSPALSSEALVRVVVVDDNDHAPLVLYPPAPNGSAPCPELVPRAAEEGYLVSKVVAVDGDAGQNAWLSYQLLKATEPGLFHVWAHNGEVRTARPLGERDVAQHRLVVLVQDHGEPALSASVTLHVLLVDGFSQPYLPRPEGARDEAQADWLTVYLVIALASVSSLFLCSVLLFVGLRVCRRRRAAWEQHYSVPEGHFPSHLVDVSGTGTLSQSYQYEVSVTGDSRTGEFKFLKPITSNLLVPEPGREVKENCRNSSVFS is encoded by the coding sequence CCTGGGAACTGGGGAACTGGCTGCCCGGTCAGCCCGGGTGGTCTCTGACGATGACAAGCAGCGTTTGCAGCTGGACCGGCAGACTGGAGACTTACTTCTGAGGGAGAAACTAGACAGGGAAGAACTATGTGGCCCTATTGAGCCATGTGTACTGCATTTCCAAGTGTTCCTGGAGAAACCAGTGCAATTTTTTCAGGGAGAGTTGTTGATCCAGGATATAAATGACCACTCTCCAGTATTCCCTGACAGGGAAATGTTCTTGAACATACCGGAAAACAGTCGGCCAGGGACTTTATTTCCACTGAAATTAGCTCAGGATTTGGATGTGGGCAGTAATGGTCTTCAAAAATACACTATCAGTCCCAATTCTCATTTTCATGTTCGCACTAGAAATCATTCTGAGGGCAAAAAATATCCAGAGCTGGTGCAGGAGAAAGCGCTGGACCGAGAGGAGCAGCAGGAGTTCGGTTTAACTCTTACGGCTCTGGATGGTGGGTCtccgcccaggtctggggctgtcATGGTCCGAGTCATCATCCTGGATGTCAACGATAATGCTCCTGAGTTTGTGCACAACCCATATGAGGCGCAGGTCTTGGAAAATAGCCCAGTGGGCTTCCCAGTAGTTAGAGTCTCCGCTAGGGATGCAGATTCTGGAAATTTCGCTAGTGTTTCCTACAACTTGTTCCAAGCATCAGATGAAATTCAACAAACCTTCTCAATAAATAATGTCACAGGAGAAATCCAACTGATAAAGAAGTTGgattttgagaaaataaattcttACCATGTGGACATCGAGGCCACAGATGGAGGCGGCCTTTCCGGGAAAGGCACTGTAATCATAGAGGTGATGGATGTGAATGACAACGCCCCGGAGCTGACCTTATCTTCACTGACCAGCTCCATCCCAGAGAATGCTCCGGAAACCGTAGTGTCAATCTTCCGAATCCGAGACAGAGATGCCGGAGACAATGGAAAGATGATTTGCTCAATTCCAGATAATTTGCCATTCATTCTAAAACCAACTTTCAAGAATTTCTACACCCTGTTAACAGAGAGGCCactggacagagagcagagagccGAGTACAACATCACCATCACCGTCACTGACTTGGGGTCCCCCAGGCTCAAAACCGAGCACACCATCAGGGTGCTGGTCTCCGACGTCAATGACAACGCGCCCACCTTCACAcaaacctcctacaccctcttcatccGCGAGAACAACAGCCCCGGCCTGCACCTGGGCACAGTCAGCGCCACAGACAGAGACGCGGGCGCCAACGCCCAAGTCACCTACTCCCTGCTGCCGCCCCGCGACCCGCACCTCGCGCTCGCCTCGCTCGTGTCCATCCACGCCGAGCGCGGGCACCTGTTCGCGCTGCGGGCGCTGGACTTCGAGGCGCTGCGCGCCTTCGAGTTCCGCGTGGGCGCGGCGGACGCGGGCTCCCCGGCGCTGAGCAGCGAGGCGCTGGTGcgcgtggtggtggtggacgaCAACGACCACGCGCCCCTGGTGCTGTACCCGCCAGCGCCCAACGGCTCTGCGCCCTGCCCAGAGCTGGTGCCCAGGGCGGCCGAGGAGGGCTACCTGGTGAGCAAGGTGGTGGCGGTGGACGGCGACGCGGGCCAGAACGCCTGGCTGTCCTACCAGCTGCTCAAGGCCACGGAGCCAGGGCTGTTCCACGTGTGGGCGCACAATGGCGAGGTGCGCACCGCCAGGCCGCTGGGCGAGCGCGACGTGGCgcagcacaggctggtggtgctggtgcaggaccatggcGAGCCAGCCCTGTCTGCCAGCGTCACGCTGCACGTGCTGCTGGTGGACGGCTTCTCGCAGCCCTACCTGCCGCGGCCCGAGGGCGCCCGCGACGAGGCGCAGGCCGACTGGCTCACGGTCTACCTGGTTATTGCGTTGGCCTCTGTGTCTTCGCTCTtcctctgctctgtgctcctgtttGTGGGCCTGAGAgtgtgcaggaggaggagggccgCCTGGGAGCAGCATTATTCAGTGCCTGAGGGCCACTTTCCAAGCCACTTAGTGGATGTGAGCGGCACTGGGACTCTGTCCCAGAGCTACCAGTACGAAGTGTCTGTGACGGGAGACTCTAGGACTGGTGAGTTCAAATTTCTGAAGCCCATAACCTCCAATCTCTTGGTTCCCGAGCCTGGGAGAGAAGTAAAAGAAAACTGTAGGAATAGCTCTGTATTCAGTTAA
- the LOC142439380 gene encoding protocadherin beta-5-like isoform X1 codes for METPLAKRLQKRQVTFLVILLLWWEADAEAITYSMPEETESGSFVGDLGKALGLGLGELATRGAKIHYKGNKRLLQLDVKSGNLLLYETLDREALCGATEPCILHFQLLLENPVQFLLVELQLQDINDHSPEFLEREMFLKIPENVQPGTAFPLKVAQDSDIGSNAVQDYAILPNSLFRVLTHDRGDGRKYPELVLAQVLDREEEKELSLTLVALDGGTPPRSGTMTVHIEVLDINDNTPEFPQSLYEVRVPESSPLGSLVVAVSARDLDGGTYGSVSYALFQGDAATQPFVIDETTGEIRLKRMLDFETIPYHKVDIVATDGGGLSGKCTVAVEVVDVNDNAPELTMSTLTSPTPENAPETVVAVFSVSDPDSGDNGRMICSIQDDLPFLLKPTFTNFYMLVTSSPLDREARAEYNITITVTDLGSPRLKTKHTIRVLVSDVNDNAPTFTQTSYTLFIRENNSPGLHLGTVSATDRDAGTNAQVTYSLLPPRDPHLELASLVSIHAERGHLFALRALDFEALRAFEFRVGAADAGSPALSSEALVRVVVVDDNDHAPLVLYPPAPNGSAPCPELVPRAAEEGYLVSKVVAVDGDAGQNAWLSYQLLKATEPGLFRVWAHNGEVRTARPLGERDAAQHRLVVLVQDHGEPALSASVTLHVLLVDGFSQPYLPRPEGARDEAQADWLTVYLVIALASVSSLFLCSVLLFVALRVCRRRRAAAECGYPVPEGYFPDHLAGSSNTGTLSHSYQYEICLSGGSGTNDFKFLKPSIPHLPPASAGKEMDSNAAFRNAFEIN; via the coding sequence ATGGAGACTCCGCTAGCAAAACGGCTACAGAAAAGGCAAGTTACCTTTCTTGTTATACTGTTGCTTTGGTGGGAGGCTGATGCTGAGGCAATTACATATTCCATGCCAGAAGAAACTGAGAGTGGCTCCTTTGTGGGCGACCTGGGGAAAGCCCTGGGGCTCGGGTTGGGGGAACTAGCCACTCGGGGCGCGAAAATCCATTACAAAGGAAACAAACGGCTCTTGCAGCTGGATGTAAAGTCCGGGAATTTGCTTCTCTACGAAACACTAGACCGGGAGGCTCTGTGCGGGGCCACTGAGCCCTGTATACTACATTTTCAACTCTTACTGGAAAACCCAGTGCAGTTTCTTCTAGTTGAATTGCAGCTCCAAGATATCAACGACCATTCCCCAGAGTTCCTAGAACGAGAAATGTTTCTTAAAATCCCCGAGAACGTCCAGCCAGGAACTGCGTTTCCTTTGAAGGTAGCTCAGGACTCTGACATAGGGAGCAACGCTGTTCAGGACTACGCCATTCTCCCCAACTCCCTTTTTCGTGTTCTCACGCATGACCGCGGGGATGGCAGAAAATACCCAGAGCTAGTGCTGGCCCAAGTATTGGATCGGGAGGAAGAAAAGGAACTCAGTTTAACCCTCGTGGCGCTGGATGGAGGGACTCCGCCCAGGTCCGGGACCATGACAGTCCACATTGAAGTCTTGGACATCAACGACAACACCCCTGAGTTTCCACAGTCACTCTATGAGGTACGGGTGCCAGAGAGCAGCCCCCTTGGGTCTTTAGTTGTCGCTGTCTCAGCCCGAGACTTAGATGGAGGAACTTATGGCAGCGTAAGCTACGCTCTCTTCCAAGGGGATGCAGCTACTCAACCTTTTGTAATAGACGAAACTACTGGAGAAATTCGTCTGAAAAGAATGTTGGATTTTGAGACAATTCCATATCATAAGGTGGACATTGTAGCTACCGATGGCGGTGGCCTTTCAGGAAAATGCACCGTGGCTGTAGAAGTGGTGGATGTGAATGACAACGCCCCGGAGCTCACCATGTCTACACTGACCAGCCCTACTCCAGAGAACGCCCCGGAAACGGTGGTTGCCGTTTTCAGTGTATCAGATCCAGACTCTGGAGACAATGGAAGGATGATTTGCTCCATCCAGGAcgacctcccctttctcctgaaaCCCACCTTCACAAACTTTTACATGCTAGTTACCAGTAGCCCACTGGACAGAGAGGCCAGAGCCGAGTACAACATCACCATCACCGTCACCGACTTGGGGTCCCCCAGGCTCAAAACCAAGCACACCATCAGGGTGCTGGTCTCCGACGTCAATGACAACGCGCCCACCTTCACAcaaacctcctacaccctcttcatccGCGAGAACAACAGTCCCGGCCTGCACCTGGGCACAGTCAGCGCCACAGACAGAGACGCGGGCACCAACGCCCAAGTCACCTACTCCCTGCTGCCGCCCCGCGACCCGCACCTCGAGCTCGCCTCGCTCGTGTCCATCCACGCGGAGCGAGGGCACCTGTTCGCGCTGCGGGCGCTGGACTTCGAGGCGCTTCGCGCCTTCGAGTTCCGCGTGGGCGCGGCGGACGCGGGCTCCCCGGCGCTGAGCAGCGAGGCGCTGGTGcgcgtggtggtggtggacgaCAACGACCACGCGCCCCTGGTGCTGTACCCGCCAGCGCCCAATGGCTCTGCGCCCTGCCCAGAGCTGGTGCCCAGGGCGGCCGAGGAGGGCTACCTGGTGAGCAAGGTGGTGGCGGTGGACGGCGACGCGGGCCAGAACGCCTGGCTGTCTTACCAGCTGCTCAAGGCCACGGAGCCAGGGCTGTTCCGCGTGTGGGCGCACAATGGCGAGGTGCGCACCGCCAGGCCGCTGGGCGAGCGCGACGCGGCgcagcacaggctggtggtgctggtgcaggaccatggcGAGCCGGCCCTGTCTGCCAGCGTCACGCTGCACGTGCTGCTGGTGGACGGCTTCTCGCAGCCCTACCTGCCGCGGCCCGAGGGCGCCCGCGACGAGGCGCAGGCCGACTGGCTCACGGTCTACCTGGTCATTGCGTTGGCTTCTGTGTCTTCGCTCTtcctctgctctgtgctcctgtttGTGGCCCTGAGAgtgtgcaggaggaggagggctgcAGCGGAGTGTGGCTACCCGGTTCCTGAGGGCTACTTTCCAGACCATTTGGCGGGCAGCAGCAACACTGGCACCCTGTCCCATAGTTATCAGTATGAGATATGTCTGTCAGGAGGGTCTGGAACAAACGACTTCAAATTTCTGAAGCCGAGTATCCCTCATCTTCCACCTGCGAGCGCTGGGAAAGAAATGGACAGTAATGCCGCATTCCGGAATGCCTTCGAAATCAATTAA
- the LOC142439380 gene encoding protocadherin beta-4-like isoform X2, which yields MYPDTKMEALEGIQPHRQVILFVLMLFVSQARSEPFRYSVLEETESGSSIAHLGKDLSLGTGELAARSARVVSDDDKQRLQLDRQTGDLLLREKLDREELCGPIEPCVLHFQVFLEKPVQFFQGELLIQDINDHSPVFPDREMFLNIPENSRPGTLFPLKLAQDLDVGSNGLQKYTISPNSHFHVRTRNHSEGKKYPELVQEKALDREEQQEFGLTLTALDGGSPPRSGAVMVRVIILDVNDNAPEFVHNPYEAQVLENSPVGFPVVRVSARDADSGNFASVSYNLFQASDEIQQTFSINNVTGEIQLIKKLDFEKINSYHVDIEATDGGGLSGKGTVIIEVMDVNDNAPELTLSSLTSSIPENAPETVVSIFRIRDRDAGDNGKMICSIPDNLPFILKPTFKNFYTLLTERPLDREQRAEYNITITVTDLGSPRLKTEHTIRVLVSDVNDNAPTFTQTSYTLFIRENNSPGLHLGTVSATDRDAGANAQVTYSLLPPRDPHLALASLVSIHAERGHLFALRALDFEALRAFEFRVGAADAGSPALSSEALVRVVVVDDNDHAPLVLYPPAPNGSAPCPELVPRAAEEGYLVSKVVAVDGDAGQNAWLSYQLLKATEPGLFHVWAHNGEVRTARPLGERDVAQHRLVVLVQDHGEPALSASVTLHVLLVDGFSQPYLPRPEGARDEAQADWLTVYLVIALASVSSLFLCSVLLFVGLRVCRRRRAAWEQHYSVPEGHFPSHLVDVSGTGTLSQSYQYEICLSGGSGTNDFKFLKPSIPHLPPASAGKEMDSNAAFRNAFEIN from the exons ATGTATCCAGACACCAAAATGGAAGCACTAGAGGGAATTCAACCACACAGGCAAGTGATCCTCTTTGTTTTGATGCTGTTCGTATCTCAGGCTCGCTCTGAGCCCTTTCGTTATTCTGTGCTGGAGGAAACAGAGAGTGGCTCCTCCATAGCCCACCTGGGAAAAGACTTGAGCCTGGGAACTGGGGAACTGGCTGCCCGGTCAGCCCGGGTGGTCTCTGACGATGACAAGCAGCGTTTGCAGCTGGACCGGCAGACTGGAGACTTACTTCTGAGGGAGAAACTAGACAGGGAAGAACTATGTGGCCCTATTGAGCCATGTGTACTGCATTTCCAAGTGTTCCTGGAGAAACCAGTGCAATTTTTTCAGGGAGAGTTGTTGATCCAGGATATAAATGACCACTCTCCAGTATTCCCTGACAGGGAAATGTTCTTGAACATACCGGAAAACAGTCGGCCAGGGACTTTATTTCCACTGAAATTAGCTCAGGATTTGGATGTGGGCAGTAATGGTCTTCAAAAATACACTATCAGTCCCAATTCTCATTTTCATGTTCGCACTAGAAATCATTCTGAGGGCAAAAAATATCCAGAGCTGGTGCAGGAGAAAGCGCTGGACCGAGAGGAGCAGCAGGAGTTCGGTTTAACTCTTACGGCTCTGGATGGTGGGTCtccgcccaggtctggggctgtcATGGTCCGAGTCATCATCCTGGATGTCAACGATAATGCTCCTGAGTTTGTGCACAACCCATATGAGGCGCAGGTCTTGGAAAATAGCCCAGTGGGCTTCCCAGTAGTTAGAGTCTCCGCTAGGGATGCAGATTCTGGAAATTTCGCTAGTGTTTCCTACAACTTGTTCCAAGCATCAGATGAAATTCAACAAACCTTCTCAATAAATAATGTCACAGGAGAAATCCAACTGATAAAGAAGTTGgattttgagaaaataaattcttACCATGTGGACATCGAGGCCACAGATGGAGGCGGCCTTTCCGGGAAAGGCACTGTAATCATAGAGGTGATGGATGTGAATGACAACGCCCCGGAGCTGACCTTATCTTCACTGACCAGCTCCATCCCAGAGAATGCTCCGGAAACCGTAGTGTCAATCTTCCGAATCCGAGACAGAGATGCCGGAGACAATGGAAAGATGATTTGCTCAATTCCAGATAATTTGCCATTCATTCTAAAACCAACTTTCAAGAATTTCTACACCCTGTTAACAGAGAGGCCactggacagagagcagagagccGAGTACAACATCACCATCACCGTCACTGACTTGGGGTCCCCCAGGCTCAAAACCGAGCACACCATCAGGGTGCTGGTCTCCGACGTCAATGACAACGCGCCCACCTTCACAcaaacctcctacaccctcttcatccGCGAGAACAACAGCCCCGGCCTGCACCTGGGCACAGTCAGCGCCACAGACAGAGACGCGGGCGCCAACGCCCAAGTCACCTACTCCCTGCTGCCGCCCCGCGACCCGCACCTCGCGCTCGCCTCGCTCGTGTCCATCCACGCCGAGCGCGGGCACCTGTTCGCGCTGCGGGCGCTGGACTTCGAGGCGCTGCGCGCCTTCGAGTTCCGCGTGGGCGCGGCGGACGCGGGCTCCCCGGCGCTGAGCAGCGAGGCGCTGGTGcgcgtggtggtggtggacgaCAACGACCACGCGCCCCTGGTGCTGTACCCGCCAGCGCCCAACGGCTCTGCGCCCTGCCCAGAGCTGGTGCCCAGGGCGGCCGAGGAGGGCTACCTGGTGAGCAAGGTGGTGGCGGTGGACGGCGACGCGGGCCAGAACGCCTGGCTGTCCTACCAGCTGCTCAAGGCCACGGAGCCAGGGCTGTTCCACGTGTGGGCGCACAATGGCGAGGTGCGCACCGCCAGGCCGCTGGGCGAGCGCGACGTGGCgcagcacaggctggtggtgctggtgcaggaccatggcGAGCCAGCCCTGTCTGCCAGCGTCACGCTGCACGTGCTGCTGGTGGACGGCTTCTCGCAGCCCTACCTGCCGCGGCCCGAGGGCGCCCGCGACGAGGCGCAGGCCGACTGGCTCACGGTCTACCTGGTTATTGCGTTGGCCTCTGTGTCTTCGCTCTtcctctgctctgtgctcctgtttGTGGGCCTGAGAgtgtgcaggaggaggagggccgCCTGGGAGCAGCATTATTCAGTGCCTGAGGGCCACTTTCCAAGCCACTTAGTGGATGTGAGCGGCACTGGGACTCTGTCCCAGAGCTACCAGTACGAA ATATGTCTGTCAGGAGGGTCTGGAACAAACGACTTCAAATTTCTGAAGCCGAGTATCCCTCATCTTCCACCTGCGAGCGCTGGGAAAGAAATGGACAGTAATGCCGCATTCCGGAATGCCTTCGAAATCAATTAA